The genomic DNA AACGGCAAGTTCGCCAACGCCAGGAAGTACGTCCGTAGCGCAAGCGCATGAGGTTTTTCCAGCTTGTATGTGCAACCGCGGAGATTGCATTTGCAATGTCTTTCCGCAGCCAGGTCTATTGAATAAAGGTCACGCCAACAAACGCCACCGAGCGTTCAGGAGTGACCGCCATGTCGCAGCCCCCTGTACTCCCGCCGAACGAGCGCCGCATCCTGCGGCTCGATGAAGTCGAAGCCAAGTCCGGCTTCAAACGCGCCCACATTTACAACCTGATGAAGAAGCGCCAGTTTCCCCAGGCGCTGCGCCTGGGCGTGCGCGCCGTCGGCTGGGATTCGATCGAAATCGACCAGTGGATCGCCGAGCGCCTCAACCACCGGACCTGACCCGTTCTCCCGCGGACTTCCCATTCCCAGCCGGAGAGCGCCATGCAGGTCGTATCCATCATTTCAACGAAGGGCGGCGTCGGCAAGACCACGACGGCCGCCAACCTGGGCGGGCTCGCCGCGGACGCGGGCCTGCGCGTGCTGCTGCTCGATCTCGACGTGCAGCCCACCTTGTCCTCCTACTACGAACTGACCCAGCGCGCGCCGGGCGGCATCTATGAGCTGTTGGCCTTCAACGAGCGCGACCTTGGCCAGCTCGTGTCCCGCACGATCATCGCGGGCCTGGACCTGGTGCTGTCCAACGACCACCGGGGCGAGCTGAACACCTTATTGCTGCATGCGCCGGATGGCCGCCTGCGGCTGCGGCATCTGCTGCCAGCACTTGCTCCCCTCTACGACCTGGTGCTGATCGACACCCAGGGCGCGCGTTCCGTGCTGCTGGAGATGGCGGTGCTCGCCTCCGACCTTGCGCTGTCGCCCGTCACGCCGGAAATCCTCGCGGCCCGGGAGCTTCGACGCGGCACCATGCAGTTGCTCGAAGACATCGCGCCGTACCGGCACCTGGGCATCGAACCGCCGCCGCTGCACCTGCTCATCAACCGCGTCCACCCGGTGTCGGCGAACGCCCGACTGATCCAGCAGGCCCTGCGCGACCTGTTCCAAGACCATGCCGGCATCCGCGTGCTCGCCACCGACGTGCCAGCCATCGAAGCCTATCCGCGCGCCGCGACGCGCGGCCTGCCGGTGCATCGGGTCGAGCACCGCCAGCCGCCCGGCAGGGTCGCGCCGGCCTCGCTCGACACGATGCGCGCGCTCGCAAGCGAGCTGTTCCCGCAATGGCAGGACAGATTTGCCGCAATGTCCGGTCGCCCGCCACGTCCTCTTGATGCCGGGAGGTCCCATGGCGAACGCACATGAACTGGCCCGCGGCCACAAGCGGCTGCGCGCGCTGATCGAGTTCGCGGTCGGTGAAGGCTGGCACGTCAAGCGCACGCCGGGCGGGCACCTCAAGTTCACCAAGGCCGGCTGCGCGGCGATCTACACCAGTTCGACCGCGAGCGACCACCGGGCCGAATTGAACGCCCGTGCGCAGATCCGCCGCGCCGAGCGAGAGGCCCGCATGGCGCCGGCCGGCGGTCGTGGGGACTGCGAGGGGTGCGGCCATGGCTGACATGACCTCGCAGGACATGGCCGGCAAGCTGCTCGCGGCCGGCTTCGAGCGCAGCGGCCCAGCGGCTACGGCCTTGAGCGACCCGATCGCGGACACGCCCATGGTCGTGACGCTGGACCAGCTGCGGCCCTACGACCATGACCCGCGCATGAAGCGCAACCCCGCCTACGAGGAAATCAAGGCGTCCATCCGCGAGCGCGGCCTGGACGCGGCGCCAGCCATCACCCGCCGGCCCGGCGAGGACCACTACATCATCCGCAACGGCGGCAACACGCGGCTGGCGATCCTGCGCGAACTCTGGTCGGAGACCAAGGACGAACGCTTCTTCCGCATATCGTGCCTGTTTCGGCCATGGCCGGAGCGCGGTGAAATCGTCGCGCTGACCGGGCATCTTGCCGAGAACGAACTGCGCGGTGGCCTCACGTTCATCGAGCGCGCGCTCGGCGTCGAGAAAGCACGCGAGTTCTACGAGCAGGAGAGTAGCGCCGCCCTGAGCCAGTCGGAACTGGCCCGCCGCCTGGCGGCCGATGGGTTCCCCGTCCAGCGGTCGCACATCACCCGCATGGCCGACGCGGTGCGCTACCTGCTGCCCGCCATTCCCACTGTGCTCTATGGCGGCCTGGGGCGCCACCAGGTCGAGCGGCTGTCGGTCATGCGGACGGCCTGCAAGCGCACCTGGGAGCACTATGCCAAGGACCGCACGCTGCCGCTGGACTTCGACAGCTTCTTTCAGGAGGTGCTGGCGCAGTTCGACACGCAGGGCGACGAGTTCGCGCCGCAGCGCGTGCAGGACGAGCTGATCGGCCAGATGTCCGAGCTGCTGGGCATCGGCTACGACGTGTTGGCGCTGGACCTGACCGAATCGGAAAGCCGCCACCGGGCGCTGGTCAGTGACCCGACGCCACCTGCGGCGCCGCCGGCGTTGCCTTCGCCCACCGCCGGCACGCCGCCTCCCCCGGGCGTAGCATCGTCCATCGCCAAGCCTGCAGCGGCGGCCAGTCCTCCACCCGCCAGCCCTCCGGCGTCCGAGCCCACCTTGCGCGAGGATACGGCCCGAGAGACGACAACGGAAAGCCCCACGGCCGCACCAGGCGATCTGCTTCTCGAGCACATCGTCTCGCCGGCACCGACGACCGAACGGCTGCAGTCGATCCAGCGCATGGTTGCCGACCAGTTGGGCGATGCGCTGCCGCCCGACTTCTCGGCGAGCGTGCTGCAGTCCATCCCGGTGCAAGCCGGCGGGCTCTATCCGATCTCCGACGTCTGGTACATCGACGCCGGCCTGGACACGCCCGATCGGCTGCGCATCCACATCGCGCAGTTCGCGCGCGAGATCGCCGGGGAGGCAGCCCTGGACGAGTGCATCGAGGATCGCTCCGATGGCATCGGCTTCGTTTGCTGCGCGCCCGCCCATGCACCATCGCCGCTCGGCCGGGCGGTGCTGGCGCTGCTCATCACTCTGACGGGTCAGCCCACTGCTGAAGCGGGCGTGGATGGCGCGCAGCTCGCCGCCGACTTGCCAGCACTGCTGCACGGCCAGGGTCAACACCACGGCGACTGCACAAGGCGCTTGAGCGACACGGCGTTGGTCAAGCTATTTCGGCTGCTCCGCCTGGCCCGGCGTCTGCTGGACCTGGAAGCCGGCACCACGGCGCCCGGGACGTGAGCGAGGGAGGCCGCATGTCCACATCGCATCCGCTCAACCAGGCCGTGATTGCCCAGGCGCTGTATGACCTTCGCAACGGCCAACTGCGCCGCTGCAAGGCCATGGGCTTCGGCGAGGCCGAGCTGGATGCGCTCAAGCACCCCGCGCTGATCAGCGTGCTGGCCAACGCCAGCGTCTCGTGGTGCTCGGTCACGGTCAACCGCGAAGTGCTGCAGCGCCTGCTCAACCAGGCACAGGACGTGGAGAAGGAAATCGCCACGGTCGATCGCATGCTGCGGCTGGGGGCCAGCACGGAGATGGTCAGCCGCTTCTATGGCCTGACCCATCAGGAAGTCGCCCTGCGGCGGGAGATCCTCGGCCTGCCCAAGCGCAAGGGGCGCCACCCCGTCCTGGACGAGACCCAGGACACCGAACTTTGGCGGCAATGGAAAGCCGTGACCAGCAGCAGGAACGTCGATCTGGAGGATGAGACCTCGATTCTCGATGCGGCCATGGACCTGGCCGAGGGCATGTCACTGCCGCTCTCGGTGGTCTGGGCCGCGATCAGGAACTGGGTCGATCAGGGATTGGACTAGGCCATGGCCGTGGACGACACCGCCCCACGAGCCCCGCGTCAAGGCCCCATCGCACTCGCCGACCTGTTCGACGCTGCGCTGAAGGACCTCACGCCCAATCCAAATCCCCGCGCGCCAGCGCCCATGGCAGTGCCCACGCCTGCGGCGTCCGGCGACGCCTTCCTATTCAGTGGCAATCGGCACGAGAGCGTGCCGCGGCGGCTGTTCGTCGACCGCCGCCTGACACCGCTGGAGCGCAACGCCTGGCAGGTGTTCCGGCTGATGCTCAACGACGACGGCGTCACGACGTTCCCGACCTATGAGCAGTTGCGCCCATGGCTGGCGTCCATGCCCTGCGCGGGACAAGCCTCCCACGAGACCGTCGCGCGGGCGCTGACGCTGCTGCGCCTGACGCGCTGGCTGAGCCTCGTGCGACGACGGCGCGACCCCAAGACCGGCCGCATCCTCGGAAACCTCTACGTCCTGCACGACGAACCCCTGACACTGTTCGAGGCCATGCAGCTCGACGCCGACTACCTGGCCCTGGTCAGCCAGTCGCTGGGGCATTCCGCCAAGGCCGTCCAGGTGGTGGGACTCAACACCCTCCAGGAGATCGCGGACGACCCGATGTTGTCCGGACGCACCTTGCCGTCGCGGCTGCAAGTGCTCGCCGAGCGCCTGGCCGACCAGGGCATCACCGCCACCGCAAGTTATCCACAGGAGGATGCGATCCACGATTCCGAAGAAGGGCCCGCCAGCCTTCTTCGGAATGGCGAACGCCCTTCTTCGGAATCCGAAGCAGGGCCGAAACCCGCGCCAGACGGCGCTCTTCGGAATCCGAAGCAGGACCGTACAGTACGTAGTAGTCGTATTGATG from Acidovorax sp. T1 includes the following:
- a CDS encoding AlpA family transcriptional regulator; translation: MSQPPVLPPNERRILRLDEVEAKSGFKRAHIYNLMKKRQFPQALRLGVRAVGWDSIEIDQWIAERLNHRT
- a CDS encoding ParB family protein; translation: MADMTSQDMAGKLLAAGFERSGPAATALSDPIADTPMVVTLDQLRPYDHDPRMKRNPAYEEIKASIRERGLDAAPAITRRPGEDHYIIRNGGNTRLAILRELWSETKDERFFRISCLFRPWPERGEIVALTGHLAENELRGGLTFIERALGVEKAREFYEQESSAALSQSELARRLAADGFPVQRSHITRMADAVRYLLPAIPTVLYGGLGRHQVERLSVMRTACKRTWEHYAKDRTLPLDFDSFFQEVLAQFDTQGDEFAPQRVQDELIGQMSELLGIGYDVLALDLTESESRHRALVSDPTPPAAPPALPSPTAGTPPPPGVASSIAKPAAAASPPPASPPASEPTLREDTARETTTESPTAAPGDLLLEHIVSPAPTTERLQSIQRMVADQLGDALPPDFSASVLQSIPVQAGGLYPISDVWYIDAGLDTPDRLRIHIAQFAREIAGEAALDECIEDRSDGIGFVCCAPAHAPSPLGRAVLALLITLTGQPTAEAGVDGAQLAADLPALLHGQGQHHGDCTRRLSDTALVKLFRLLRLARRLLDLEAGTTAPGT
- a CDS encoding ParA family protein, which produces MQVVSIISTKGGVGKTTTAANLGGLAADAGLRVLLLDLDVQPTLSSYYELTQRAPGGIYELLAFNERDLGQLVSRTIIAGLDLVLSNDHRGELNTLLLHAPDGRLRLRHLLPALAPLYDLVLIDTQGARSVLLEMAVLASDLALSPVTPEILAARELRRGTMQLLEDIAPYRHLGIEPPPLHLLINRVHPVSANARLIQQALRDLFQDHAGIRVLATDVPAIEAYPRAATRGLPVHRVEHRQPPGRVAPASLDTMRALASELFPQWQDRFAAMSGRPPRPLDAGRSHGERT
- a CDS encoding STY4528 family pathogenicity island replication protein, with the protein product MAVDDTAPRAPRQGPIALADLFDAALKDLTPNPNPRAPAPMAVPTPAASGDAFLFSGNRHESVPRRLFVDRRLTPLERNAWQVFRLMLNDDGVTTFPTYEQLRPWLASMPCAGQASHETVARALTLLRLTRWLSLVRRRRDPKTGRILGNLYVLHDEPLTLFEAMQLDADYLALVSQSLGHSAKAVQVVGLNTLQEIADDPMLSGRTLPSRLQVLAERLADQGITATASYPQEDAIHDSEEGPASLLRNGERPSSESEAGPKPAPDGALRNPKQDRTVRSSRIDEVRTTAQARALGDLQWPKRFAELKAEQQAGARMALQQVDAALRQAVLDEWAARCGKHGIRNPAGYLFGIIQRAMRGEFNAWAKQTSPAAPTPSAARAPPPEPPRNVVPPAVARQHIERLRDLLRKS
- a CDS encoding DUF2857 domain-containing protein, whose translation is MSTSHPLNQAVIAQALYDLRNGQLRRCKAMGFGEAELDALKHPALISVLANASVSWCSVTVNREVLQRLLNQAQDVEKEIATVDRMLRLGASTEMVSRFYGLTHQEVALRREILGLPKRKGRHPVLDETQDTELWRQWKAVTSSRNVDLEDETSILDAAMDLAEGMSLPLSVVWAAIRNWVDQGLD